A genomic segment from Halomonas sp. TA22 encodes:
- a CDS encoding class I SAM-dependent methyltransferase gives MNIQENTSRTRTVSQRQQLSLFARNFFKHPRMLGSIIPSSPFLVRRLLDQADWERARVLVEYGPGVGTISREILSRMHPEARLVVVETNEDFVNFLHESIPDPRLLVVHGSAEDIKAILAEHNLDGADHVIAGIPFSTMPDALRRGVLQATQEALNPTGSMLIYQFSPKVHSDLQQVFSNVRKGFEPLNIPPAQVYFCTP, from the coding sequence ATGAATATCCAGGAAAATACCTCAAGAACCCGCACCGTTTCTCAGCGCCAGCAGCTCTCCCTGTTCGCTCGTAATTTCTTCAAGCACCCCAGAATGCTTGGCTCGATCATTCCCAGCTCGCCGTTCCTGGTCAGGCGGCTGCTGGATCAAGCCGACTGGGAGCGGGCCAGGGTACTGGTGGAGTACGGCCCCGGCGTCGGCACGATCAGTCGCGAGATCCTGAGCCGTATGCATCCCGAGGCGCGCTTGGTGGTAGTGGAAACCAACGAGGACTTCGTCAACTTTCTGCACGAGTCGATTCCCGATCCGCGCCTGCTGGTGGTGCATGGCTCGGCGGAGGATATCAAGGCGATTCTTGCCGAGCACAACCTCGACGGCGCCGATCACGTGATCGCCGGCATCCCCTTCAGCACCATGCCCGATGCGCTGCGCCGGGGCGTGCTCCAGGCGACCCAGGAGGCGCTCAATCCCACCGGGTCGATGCTGATCTATCAGTTCTCGCCCAAGGTGCATTCAGACCTGCAGCAGGTCTTCTCGAATGTCCGCAAAGGCTTCGAGCCGCTCAACATCCCTCCCGCGCAAGTCTATTTCTGTACGCCATAG
- a CDS encoding DeoR/GlpR family DNA-binding transcription regulator, which translates to MSGRSATRLARLQDALSGGGTIHLSEAARLCGVSEMTIRRDVAASEGRMTFLGGRLVMADNPQFAPVYDLDEQQSSHYLSKHRLCQCAATFIEPGDTLFIDCGTTLIPLISSLAGLRELTVVTYALNVANAVGRLPNVRLILLGGIYHGSSQSFGSDEMYAAVARLGINKAFISAGGVHAQRGVSCFHFHEVAPKQAAIDTAMQTILVVDASKFGVVRPAYFAHLDAFDVVVTDAEGAPVLQARPDGARTHRE; encoded by the coding sequence ATGAGTGGCCGCAGCGCAACGCGCCTGGCCAGGTTGCAGGACGCCCTGAGTGGTGGCGGGACGATCCACCTCAGCGAGGCGGCAAGGCTGTGTGGCGTGTCGGAGATGACCATTCGCCGCGACGTGGCGGCAAGCGAAGGGCGCATGACCTTTCTCGGCGGACGCCTGGTCATGGCCGATAACCCGCAATTCGCCCCGGTCTATGATCTCGACGAGCAGCAGAGCAGCCATTACCTGAGCAAGCATCGCCTGTGCCAGTGCGCCGCTACCTTCATCGAGCCGGGCGATACGCTGTTCATCGACTGCGGTACCACGCTGATCCCGCTCATTTCATCACTGGCAGGCCTTCGCGAGCTGACCGTGGTGACCTATGCGCTGAATGTCGCCAACGCCGTGGGCAGGTTGCCCAATGTGCGGCTGATTCTGCTCGGCGGCATCTACCATGGCTCATCGCAATCCTTCGGTAGTGACGAGATGTATGCTGCGGTAGCTCGGCTGGGCATCAACAAGGCGTTCATCTCGGCGGGGGGAGTTCATGCGCAGCGGGGGGTGAGCTGCTTCCATTTCCATGAAGTGGCGCCCAAGCAGGCAGCGATCGATACCGCCATGCAGACCATCCTGGTGGTCGATGCCAGCAAGTTTGGGGTGGTGCGCCCGGCCTATTTCGCTCATCTCGATGCGTTCGACGTGGTGGTCACCGACGCCGAGGGGGCGCCGGTCCTGCAGGCCCGACCCGACGGCGCCCGGACGCACCGCGAGTGA